Below is a window of Lacibacter sp. H407 DNA.
AAGCAGGTGGTTATGCAGTTGAACAAACAGAAGAATACAAACAAAAGCAACAGCAAAAAATTTCGGAGAGTGTTGCAAAAGCAGATATCATTATTACTACTGCACAGATACCCGGTCGTAAAGCACCGATATTGATCACGGAGGAAATGTTGCAACTGATGCAAAATGGTTCAGTTATTATTGATCTGGCAGCGTCAACTGGTGGTAATACACCCTTCACGAAAAATAATGAAACAGTTGTTGTAAACGGAGTAAGCATTGTAGGTAATTCAAATCTGCAGGCAACAATGCCGTCAGATGCAAGTAAACTGTACGGAAAAAATGTTCTCAACTTTTTACAACTCATCATCACCAAAGAAGCAACGATCAATCTCAATTGGGAAGATGATCTGGTAGAAGGCTCTTGTATTACACACAACAACGAACTGGTTCACGAACGATTAAAATAATTCACTCACACATCATTCAACGAGTATGGAAAGTGTTCTCAATTTTATTTCAGCAAACGAGCAGATGATCTACATTCTGATGCTGGTTATTTTTCTTGGCTTTATTGTCATCAGTCGTGTGCCTGCTGTATTGCATACGCCATTGATGAGTCATGCAAACGCCATCAGCGGTGTGGTAATTATTGGAGCCATCATTGTAATGGGCCGTGCCGATGCTGATAATTATGCCGCATTGATCCTTGGTTTCCTTGCCGTGGTGTTAGGTGCCATTAACGTAGTGGGTGGATTTGTTGTAACCGACCGCATGCTGGAAATGTTTAAAAAGAAAAAATAATCCGTTCCGGAGTAATTCATACAAACTGACTGAATAATGGGAGTTTCAATTTTAAGTATCATTTATATTGTTGGTGCCATCACCTTTATCATTGGATTGAAAATGATGTCGCATCCTGATTCGGCACGCAAAGGAAACATGATTGCAGGTGCAGGAATGCTTGCAGCTATTCTCGGTACCATTTTTTTATACAAAAATGAAGACGGTACAGGCTTACAAAATCATCTTTGGATATTTGGTGCAATTGTGATCGGCACATTGTATGGTGTGATCGCTGCAAGAAAAGTAAAGATGACAGGTATGCCTGAAATGGTGAGCTTGTTTAATGGATTGGGTGGCGCAAGTGCTACATTGATCTCGGTAGTTGAATTCAATCATTTAGCGGAACTGAATTTTCCGGCTGAATTATCAACACCCGGTACAATGGCTATTCTTTTCTCCGGAATTATTCTCGGCAATATTACATTCTCCGGTAGTTTAATTGCATGGGCTAAACTTAGTGGTAAGCTAAAAGACTTTGCATTCCAGGGACAACATATTGTAAACATCCTGTTACTGCTTGCAAGTATTGTCTTGTCAGTTTATATCAGTTCCGATCTGCAATCAGAAAATACAACCGTGTTATTTGCTGCTGTATTTCTTTTATCACTTGTTTACGGTGTATTATTCGTGATGCCTATTGGCGGTGCAGATATGCCCGTGGTGATCTCATTACTGAATTCATTGAGTGGATTAAGTGCAGCTTGTGGCGGTTTCCTGTTCGATAATAAAGTTGTTTTTACGGGTGGTATCCTCGTTGGTGCTGCCGGTACAATTCTTACTGTGTTGATGTGTAAGGCTATGAACCGCTCATTGACCAATGTATTGATCGGCTCGTTTGGTGGAAGCAAAGCAGCAGCGGGAAATAAAGAACAGGGAGCATATAAAGAGATCAGTTTAAACGATTCAGCAGTTGTAATGAGTTACGCAAGTAAAGTAATGATCGTGCCGGGTTATGGGTTAGCTGTGGCGCAGGCGCAACATACTTGTCATGAGTTACAAAAAATGTTGGAGGCAAAAGGAGTGGATGTAAAATATGCGATTCATCCTGTTGCCGGACGTATGCCAGGACACATGAATGTATTGCTTGCAGAAGCGGATGTGAGTTATGAAAAACTATTGGAAATGGAACAGAGCAACGAGGAATTTCCATCAGTTGACCTGGTATTGATACTTGGTGCCAACGATGTGGTGAACCCGGCTGCAAAATCTGATCCTTCTTCACCCATATATGGAATGCCCATTCTTGATGTTGGACTTGCAAAGAATGTGGTAGTAGTAAAACGCAGCATGAAACCCGGTTATGCAGGTATTGAGAACGAGTTGTTCTTTCATCCCAAAACCTCGATGTTGTTTGGTGATGCGAAAAAAGTATTGCAGGATCTGATCGCTGAGATCAAGAGCATATAGTTTGTACTTTCGCAACATGCAACTTCCTGCTTTACTTTTACAATCGATCGAACACACAAAAGGGTTTGACAAAACTGCTTTTGAAGAAGTGCATACAAGTGGGGAGCAGGTGGTGTCTGTGAGACTGAATCCGTTGAAGTTGTCGATGGGCAATGAAAAGTCAGCAGACTTCAATCATCAGGAACTTATTCACTATTCAGCATTCTCAATTCACTCTCAGGTTCCCTGGTCCTCATCCGGCTACTATCTCAGCCAACGTCCTTCGTTTACACTTGATCCGTTATTACATGCCGGTGCATATTATGTGCAGGAAGCAAGCAGCATGTTTTTAGAACAGGCGTTGAAACAAAGTGTTGATCTTACTCAACCGCTGCTGGTATTGGATCTGTGTGCTGCGCCCGGCGGCAAATCCACCTTGCTGCAATCTATCATCAGCAACGAAAGTTTATTGGTGAGTAATGAAGTGATTCAAACAAGAGTAAATATTCTCAAAGAAAATATTATCAAGTGGGGTGCGGGAAATGTAATGGTCACGAATAATGACCCGGGCAGTTTTTCAAAACTGCATGGTTTGTTTGATGTGTTGGTGATCGATGCACCTTGCAGCGGTAGTGGTTTGTTTCGTCGTGATGCAGAAGCCATCAAAGAATGGAGTGAAGATAATGTACAGCTTTGCAGTCAGCGCCAGCAACGCATCTTAGCAGATGCATGGAATTGTTTGAAAGAAGATGGCGTAC
It encodes the following:
- a CDS encoding NAD(P) transhydrogenase subunit alpha, producing the protein MESVLNFISANEQMIYILMLVIFLGFIVISRVPAVLHTPLMSHANAISGVVIIGAIIVMGRADADNYAALILGFLAVVLGAINVVGGFVVTDRMLEMFKKKK
- a CDS encoding NAD(P)(+) transhydrogenase (Re/Si-specific) subunit beta translates to MGVSILSIIYIVGAITFIIGLKMMSHPDSARKGNMIAGAGMLAAILGTIFLYKNEDGTGLQNHLWIFGAIVIGTLYGVIAARKVKMTGMPEMVSLFNGLGGASATLISVVEFNHLAELNFPAELSTPGTMAILFSGIILGNITFSGSLIAWAKLSGKLKDFAFQGQHIVNILLLLASIVLSVYISSDLQSENTTVLFAAVFLLSLVYGVLFVMPIGGADMPVVISLLNSLSGLSAACGGFLFDNKVVFTGGILVGAAGTILTVLMCKAMNRSLTNVLIGSFGGSKAAAGNKEQGAYKEISLNDSAVVMSYASKVMIVPGYGLAVAQAQHTCHELQKMLEAKGVDVKYAIHPVAGRMPGHMNVLLAEADVSYEKLLEMEQSNEEFPSVDLVLILGANDVVNPAAKSDPSSPIYGMPILDVGLAKNVVVVKRSMKPGYAGIENELFFHPKTSMLFGDAKKVLQDLIAEIKSI
- a CDS encoding methyltransferase RsmF C-terminal domain-like protein, which translates into the protein MQLPALLLQSIEHTKGFDKTAFEEVHTSGEQVVSVRLNPLKLSMGNEKSADFNHQELIHYSAFSIHSQVPWSSSGYYLSQRPSFTLDPLLHAGAYYVQEASSMFLEQALKQSVDLTQPLLVLDLCAAPGGKSTLLQSIISNESLLVSNEVIQTRVNILKENIIKWGAGNVMVTNNDPGSFSKLHGLFDVLVIDAPCSGSGLFRRDAEAIKEWSEDNVQLCSQRQQRILADAWNCLKEDGVLIYSTCSYSSEEDEEILDWIETNCKVESIKLEVEEEWSIDEVESTAGAYGYRFWPYKVKGEGFFIAAFRKKESPDALRLKIKNTQLASKQEAVIAVNWLKKKEGLTFIKQGQNIAAIPSQWNETIQYLMQELKVRYAGVELGTIAKNDLLPEHALAVSTILKDDVVKVELTLEQSLDYLRKNEINIDSPHKGWALAVYNNFPLGWMKLLGNRINNYYPKEWRILMR